From the genome of Halorussus caseinilyticus, one region includes:
- a CDS encoding phosphoglycerate kinase, with protein MPIETLDDLAVQGTTLGVRIDINSPLTDDGELADDARLRAHVDTLSELLGRGGRVAVLAHQGRPGGDQFRNLRPHANRLDELLDAPVEYSDATFSADARRSVENLGDGEAVVLENTRFYSEEYMEFPAERAGETELVDKLVPALDAYVNDAFAAAHRSQPSIVGFPSRIPGYAGRVMERELDVLGDIEGTPEPRTYVIGGAKVPDSMAVVESVLERELADEVLTTGVVGNVFLLADETDLGDASADFVYEQGYWDEIDRAADLLAEYGDRIRLPVDVAVERDGERHEVAVDDLPPREGEAAMDVGTETVDAYAEVVRDSGTVVLNGPAGVFEDETFARGTRQLFSTATDAEYSIVGGGDTAAAIRKFDIEGFDHVSTGGGAALNMLTGEDLPAVEALRD; from the coding sequence ATGCCGATAGAGACCCTGGACGACCTCGCCGTCCAAGGGACCACGCTCGGAGTGCGTATCGACATCAATAGCCCGCTGACCGACGACGGGGAACTCGCCGACGACGCCCGCTTGCGCGCCCACGTCGACACCCTCTCGGAACTGCTCGGACGCGGCGGACGGGTCGCCGTCCTCGCCCACCAAGGTCGTCCCGGCGGCGACCAGTTCAGAAACCTTCGCCCGCACGCGAACCGCCTCGACGAACTGCTCGACGCCCCCGTCGAGTACTCCGACGCCACCTTCTCCGCCGACGCCCGCCGGTCCGTCGAGAACTTGGGCGACGGGGAGGCCGTCGTGCTGGAGAACACCCGCTTCTACAGCGAGGAGTACATGGAGTTCCCGGCCGAACGCGCCGGTGAGACCGAACTCGTGGACAAACTCGTCCCCGCGCTAGACGCCTACGTCAACGACGCCTTCGCCGCGGCCCACCGGTCTCAGCCCTCCATCGTCGGCTTTCCGTCCCGGATTCCGGGCTACGCGGGCCGCGTGATGGAACGGGAACTCGACGTTCTTGGCGACATCGAGGGGACGCCCGAACCCCGGACCTACGTCATCGGCGGCGCGAAAGTTCCCGACTCGATGGCGGTGGTCGAGAGCGTCCTCGAACGCGAACTCGCCGACGAGGTGCTGACGACCGGCGTCGTCGGTAACGTGTTCCTGTTGGCCGACGAGACCGACCTCGGCGACGCCAGCGCCGATTTCGTCTACGAACAGGGCTACTGGGACGAAATCGACCGGGCGGCCGACCTCCTCGCCGAGTACGGCGACCGCATCCGACTCCCGGTGGACGTAGCGGTCGAACGCGACGGCGAACGCCACGAAGTCGCGGTAGACGACCTTCCCCCGCGGGAGGGCGAGGCCGCGATGGACGTAGGCACGGAGACGGTAGACGCCTACGCCGAAGTCGTCCGCGACTCGGGCACGGTCGTTCTCAACGGTCCGGCGGGCGTCTTCGAGGACGAGACGTTCGCTCGCGGTACCCGCCAACTCTTCTCGACTGCCACGGACGCCGAGTACAGTATCGTCGGCGGCGGCGACACGGCGGCGGCCATCCGAAAGTTCGACATCGAGGGATTCGACCACGTGAGTACGGGCGGCGGCGCGGCGCTCAACATGCTCACCGGCGAGGACCTGCCCGCGGTGGAGGCGCTCAGGGACTGA
- a CDS encoding ABC transporter substrate-binding protein codes for MTGTEKSRRAYLQTTAALGAAGLTGLSGCIGSISGGSGGSDDPIQMGSILPITGALSAYGNGMQEAVNLAKKHINDAGGPLGRTVKVHNKDSETKPSKASQKYKSLVNEQGIVGFVGAASSGVSVPLAKNVASDGVMQVSNASTTPALAEIGYEGDTKYFGRTAPNDGQQGIVMGRIMNEDDYIGADKAAFLHVANAYGEGLAKKAKAAFDGETVAMVPYDKKSSDYTSTLDKLFENDPDAVGFVGYPGNGKTILKQWDNGGYGGEWVLSEGLNDKGFFENLKEITDGMYLASPSPESTKSADTFDGEMGDQSGTLFAPHAYDGLFLQALAIHKAGEATGEAIAKNFQSVSRDGTKVYAGEFQKAKDLLDDGESINYQGASSPVDMNESLEPLNRFAIMQVQSAKRKELETIPRTYFEGKL; via the coding sequence ATGACAGGCACGGAAAAGTCGCGGCGTGCGTATCTACAGACGACGGCGGCACTCGGTGCCGCCGGTCTCACCGGTCTCTCCGGATGTATCGGTAGCATCTCCGGTGGTAGCGGCGGGAGCGACGACCCCATCCAGATGGGTTCGATTTTGCCGATTACGGGGGCACTGAGCGCCTACGGTAACGGAATGCAGGAAGCGGTCAACCTCGCTAAAAAGCACATCAACGACGCGGGTGGTCCCCTCGGGCGCACGGTGAAAGTACACAACAAGGACAGCGAGACCAAACCGAGCAAGGCCTCCCAGAAGTACAAGTCGCTGGTCAACGAGCAAGGCATCGTCGGGTTCGTCGGGGCGGCGTCCAGTGGGGTGTCGGTCCCGCTCGCTAAGAACGTCGCGTCCGACGGCGTGATGCAGGTGAGCAACGCCAGCACCACTCCGGCGCTCGCCGAAATCGGCTACGAGGGCGACACGAAGTACTTCGGGCGGACCGCGCCCAACGACGGCCAACAGGGTATCGTGATGGGCCGCATCATGAACGAGGACGACTACATCGGCGCGGACAAGGCCGCGTTCCTCCACGTCGCCAACGCCTACGGCGAAGGACTGGCGAAGAAGGCGAAAGCCGCCTTCGACGGCGAGACGGTGGCGATGGTGCCCTACGACAAGAAGTCCTCGGACTACACTTCGACGCTCGACAAACTCTTCGAGAACGACCCCGACGCCGTGGGATTCGTCGGCTATCCCGGTAACGGGAAGACAATCCTCAAGCAGTGGGACAACGGCGGTTACGGCGGCGAGTGGGTTCTCAGCGAAGGTCTGAACGACAAAGGCTTCTTCGAGAATCTCAAGGAAATCACCGACGGGATGTACCTCGCGTCCCCCAGTCCCGAGTCCACCAAGAGCGCCGATACGTTCGACGGCGAGATGGGCGACCAATCGGGGACGCTGTTCGCACCGCACGCCTACGACGGACTCTTCTTGCAGGCGCTCGCAATCCACAAGGCCGGGGAAGCGACCGGCGAGGCCATCGCCAAGAACTTCCAGTCGGTGTCCCGCGACGGAACGAAGGTGTACGCGGGCGAGTTCCAGAAGGCCAAGGACTTGCTCGACGACGGCGAGAGCATCAACTATCAGGGCGCGTCGAGTCCGGTGGACATGAACGAGTCGCTCGAACCGCTCAACCGGTTCGCCATCATGCAGGTCCAAAGTGCCAAGCGGAAAGAACTAGAGACCATTCCGCGGACGTACTTCGAGGGGAAACTGTAA